A window of the Desulforapulum autotrophicum HRM2 genome harbors these coding sequences:
- a CDS encoding response regulator: protein MKRILTIIVVCLFAGCLLFLAESRATARDYMVDVVSENYREQAVDDGNSRRVFHTIQVNSDLGSRLLILEGDDFQYRSWLRAWLSRTNRLLVRVPEADDDAFRMSKAQAIDVTRIYPIDGKQWQSPGINAEPGPAFTGKRHVLIVDANEKRRELIDLIVRDLGFPVTICSNDTDALLMFRMQPDKFCMVITTLSGISGTQLVRNILHRVPALPVIIGTPYGDTTKEKNAAARFAGADSVVVKPVVLRELPKTILTLLKERA, encoded by the coding sequence ATGAAAAGGATTCTGACCATAATTGTTGTTTGTCTGTTTGCTGGTTGCCTGCTGTTCCTTGCTGAAAGCAGGGCAACAGCCAGAGATTATATGGTGGACGTTGTTTCGGAAAATTACCGGGAGCAGGCAGTTGATGATGGTAACAGTCGACGTGTCTTTCATACCATCCAGGTTAACTCTGATCTGGGATCCAGGCTGCTGATCCTTGAGGGGGATGATTTTCAGTACAGAAGCTGGCTCAGGGCATGGCTGAGCCGTACGAATCGGCTTCTGGTGCGGGTGCCTGAAGCAGATGACGATGCCTTCAGGATGTCAAAGGCCCAGGCCATTGACGTGACCCGGATCTATCCCATTGACGGCAAACAATGGCAATCCCCCGGGATCAATGCCGAACCCGGTCCTGCATTTACAGGCAAACGCCACGTTCTGATTGTGGATGCCAACGAAAAAAGAAGGGAACTGATTGATCTTATTGTCAGGGATTTAGGATTTCCTGTGACCATTTGCAGCAATGACACGGATGCGCTTTTAATGTTTCGCATGCAGCCGGATAAGTTTTGCATGGTCATTACCACCCTTTCTGGCATCAGCGGCACCCAGCTTGTCAGGAATATTCTTCACAGGGTGCCTGCCCTGCCTGTCATTATAGGAACACCCTATGGTGATACGACCAAGGAAAAAAATGCAGCAGCGCGTTTTGCAGGGGCTGATTCCGTGGTGGTCAAACCCGTTGTTCTCCGGGAGCTTCCCAAGACAATCCTGACCTTGCTAAAGGAACGGGCATGA
- a CDS encoding pyruvate, water dikinase regulatory protein, producing the protein MKKKGKTMGLTEDILSKKFHMIYIVSCGEGINAYHLIQSVLVQFPGNDITVVKVPHIRTESQVEDIIEKAKATDSLIVHTIVNRDLRHFLTFRGMAQEIGTIDLMGPVLSKIESFLDDAPLEQPGLYRKIHHVDLAQVTAIEFALAHDDGMNHEDLAEAEIVMVGLSRAGKTPLSMYMAVMGWKVANVPLVIGVPMPEVLKRIDRRRIIALNINLDQLKAHRKMRQDNLGTSDMYAYTSKKDISLEIEAARRYYLTQGYSMIDVSNKPIETSAEEIIEMITRRFKAEAHKR; encoded by the coding sequence GTGAAAAAAAAAGGAAAAACAATGGGCCTGACCGAAGATATCCTGAGCAAGAAATTTCATATGATCTATATTGTCTCGTGTGGGGAGGGGATCAATGCCTACCACCTGATCCAGAGCGTTCTTGTTCAGTTCCCCGGGAACGACATCACCGTTGTAAAGGTCCCCCACATCAGGACCGAATCCCAGGTCGAGGATATTATTGAAAAGGCCAAGGCAACGGACAGCCTCATTGTTCATACCATTGTTAATCGAGACCTGAGGCATTTTCTGACCTTCAGGGGGATGGCCCAGGAGATTGGCACCATTGACCTCATGGGGCCAGTACTCTCCAAGATCGAGAGTTTTCTCGATGATGCCCCCCTTGAGCAGCCCGGGCTATACCGGAAGATCCATCATGTGGATCTTGCCCAGGTGACGGCCATCGAGTTTGCCCTTGCCCATGATGACGGCATGAACCATGAGGACCTTGCAGAGGCTGAGATTGTTATGGTCGGGCTCTCCCGGGCCGGGAAGACCCCCCTTTCCATGTATATGGCAGTGATGGGCTGGAAGGTTGCCAATGTGCCCCTGGTGATCGGAGTGCCCATGCCCGAGGTGCTCAAACGCATCGATCGAAGACGTATCATTGCCCTTAACATCAACCTTGACCAGCTCAAGGCCCATCGAAAGATGCGTCAGGATAACCTTGGCACTTCGGACATGTACGCCTATACCTCAAAAAAAGATATTTCCCTGGAGATCGAGGCTGCCAGGCGCTACTACCTTACCCAGGGGTATTCCATGATAGATGTAAGCAACAAGCCCATTGAGACGAGCGCCGAGGAGATCATTGAGATGATCACACGCCGATTCAAGGCCGAAGCCCACAAACGGTGA